The Leptospira licerasiae serovar Varillal str. VAR 010 genome segment ATATCTTCGATCAAAAAATACCATTCAGGAGGAGAGATCTGTTTGTAACCCACAAAGTCTCTCAGGTTTACGACTTTTGCATGAAGATCGAAAGATACGGCTCTCAAAGAAGAATGTAGTCCCAATAGAAATTTGAAAAACTTATTTAGGTCCACAGTAGGAAGAGTTGTCTGCAAAGAAAAAGAAGTCAGATCGAAAAGAAAATCGGAGATTGTTTTAGAAGGAACTAGTTTCAGTCCCATCTTCAGAATATCCAAACCTGGGATTTGCGCCTGTAGTCTTACAAAATTCGGAGAAGTAATCGAAACAATCCCTGAGATCAGTTCGTCCGGACGAGGAAGCGGAACTGCGGAGTCTTTTTTCCTTTTTACGATCTCTTCGTACGCGGAACAGTAGAATCGAGGGATCATTCCCCCCATGCTATGGCCGACCACCACTAATTGTTCGTTTGGAAAATTCTCTTTGATCCATGCGAGAACAGCCGGAAAATCTTCTTGGATAAAATCATCCACGGTCCAACCTTCTCGAATTCCGAAAAGTGGCAGAGTTCTTCTGGATCTTCCCCTCATATCCATGGAGAAAACTCTATAACCATGGCGGAGAGATAACTCTCTGGCTACTTTGTCCATTACGGACCTTCTGCAAAAAAAGCCAGGGATAAGAAGAAGGTTCTTACCTGTATCGTTTTTATCCTTTGGTTCAAAACGTTTCAAACTGACGGAATATCCATCGCCGGAAGGAATTAAAAAGCTCGCATCCAGCCGGTAAGATCTTTGGTACGTATGGGAATCGAATACTATCGTGGTAACAGGCTCGTCTTGGCCGAAACCTCTGGTATAGAATAGGTGTTTTGCTCTGGAATGAAGATCCGATTTTTCGATATTCTTGCGTGCGTAGTATGGATCTCCTTTTAGGCCCATCTCTTTGGAGATCACAAAGTCCACTACGTCGTAAAGACTGTACAATTGCTGACGAACTTCTTCTTCCTGTTCGGGGGTCATATTGTCCCTGCGGATTCCCCATAACATACCGATAGGTGAACCTTTCACAAATAAGGGAATCCCCGCGGCGTAGTTCATCGTTTTAGTAAGAAGCTGTTTTAAGTTGGGATGGACCCTTTCGTCGTCCAGACTATGGAAATAAACTTCAGGTCTTGCTTTCTTTTCAACGGAGAGGATCGCTTCTCTCAAATATCTGGCGGAAAGATTTCCCGGATCTTGGATGGAAATCGGGATCGTGTTACGAATGAAGTCTTCAATACTTTGGAGACCGATCCTGTCCGTCACTTGTTTCATTCTGAAATGAGTTGCGGATGCTACGATCTTTAGGTTTTTATCTTGGATCGCCTCGAAAATTGCATATTGGAATATTGGTTTTCCATTCGGAAGGGTCATGGAGACCATTTTGTTTACGAATGCAGTCCAAACTTTTTGAAGAAATAAGTTCGTACTTTCGGAGAGTGGAAAAATATAAATATCTTCCGCTCCTACCGCATAAGCCCCTCCTT includes the following:
- a CDS encoding alpha/beta fold hydrolase yields the protein MDQTLARKVNPKPRRKGGAYAVGAEDIYIFPLSESTNLFLQKVWTAFVNKMVSMTLPNGKPIFQYAIFEAIQDKNLKIVASATHFRMKQVTDRIGLQSIEDFIRNTIPISIQDPGNLSARYLREAILSVEKKARPEVYFHSLDDERVHPNLKQLLTKTMNYAAGIPLFVKGSPIGMLWGIRRDNMTPEQEEEVRQQLYSLYDVVDFVISKEMGLKGDPYYARKNIEKSDLHSRAKHLFYTRGFGQDEPVTTIVFDSHTYQRSYRLDASFLIPSGDGYSVSLKRFEPKDKNDTGKNLLLIPGFFCRRSVMDKVARELSLRHGYRVFSMDMRGRSRRTLPLFGIREGWTVDDFIQEDFPAVLAWIKENFPNEQLVVVGHSMGGMIPRFYCSAYEEIVKRKKDSAVPLPRPDELISGIVSITSPNFVRLQAQIPGLDILKMGLKLVPSKTISDFLFDLTSFSLQTTLPTVDLNKFFKFLLGLHSSLRAVSFDLHAKVVNLRDFVGYKQISPPEWYFLIEDIFCEESTKVVLQFLRSQLSQDRSFLSYDGTLDYTALQKNLQIPLFSVLGSVDKVVPSETIENDLAALPHKKNKILSYEQGHLGIVFHMPVVKEMCSEIDSWIKGLDST